DNA sequence from the Vicia villosa cultivar HV-30 ecotype Madison, WI linkage group LG3, Vvil1.0, whole genome shotgun sequence genome:
tctcttgtttttcccctttgctcttcttcttcctctcttctcttctttctttcctttttctttccatcctttttcctttctcacaaatatctctttcttataaagaaaatatttatcccgcggaaatgactaaaatgcccctacgctcaaatatcgttcaaacgcccccaaaacgcggagtattaccttaataatatttctagtaccaaaaatatgaaaaccttcaattaaatattagtccgccatcccgaactaataccgactgaaacgactccaaaaacggtaaaattccaatagatgtcacaaacatcaaaattaagcatatacttattttccgggcgttacagttGGTATTGGATGTAGAGAGAAGTATTTACCACATCGTGTCGCTATGCAATTTGGTGTGGAAGCAATTGACATTTCTGATAATGTTGCCTCTAAATACTATGATTGGAGGAAGCAATTGAAATCAAGCGGGGAAAGAGATAACAAGGGAGTAAAGTTTGAGAAAGATCAAATGGAAGAATGTTCGGATGATGAAGTAAGTTAAAATGGTAAGACTTTGTCAAGTCATGAAATTGGTGATTTCACATCATCAAATGTGGGTGAATATGGTGAAACTAATATTCAAAGCTGTGATAGAAATGGTGAAAAGGTGCGCAGTACTGTTAATCCTAATAGTACTCTTTGGTTGGTTTGCAATAAAAAAATAACTTTGGTTTTTTCCCTAATAGAACAATTTTTTCCCTAATAACTTTGGTGTGCAGTACTTGTTTTTGCTAATTTCGTATAATGGTTTACAACAATTTATTTGGTATTCACTTTGTATGATGCATACTGTGATTATGATAGTTGTGACTTGATCTATCGATCATATGTAGCCAATGAAGAACCTGTTCATGATAAAGCATTTCAATTTCCTATTAATTAATGAAATGGCATAAATTAACGATGGTGTAAATTGATGGGGAGTGAATCTACACTAGGTTTATGAATTTATGAATATATGGTTATTAAAAAAGATTTTCATTCaagtattaaattaaatattggatttggttttgattttcatcatgCACTCTTCAATATAATACCTTACATATCTTTAGATCACAGTGCAATGTTCGTCGTTAAATTCAGTATCATTCATGTATTAGAATCATTAATAATCAACATCTATCTAATACATTCATTTAATCAATCATAATTTCACTCTCAGCTCTCGAGAGACCCTCGTTTTGCATTTATCTCCTTCAGAAATATAATTTACATTATTCACCATCTTGCATAATCGAGACTCTTATAAAACACTCCCTATATTCAACACTTACAGCATCTGTTTAGTTTTCACTATTAAAAATTATAGATTTCATAACTTTCACTTCGACCATTGCGAAAACCGTAGTAAAATAAAAACAAGTTATATTTTATCACCGTTGAAAAATATGACTGTGGTGAAATATTGTGtgtttctttttttcaattttaagattaaaattaacattttatcaaggtcatcactactacaaaatatacGTTCGATAACACAATTTTACTACATCCGTTGTAACAACTGtaaaaataactaatttttacacgcatgaattttttaatattttattaaaatacatttcaTCACAGTCTTTAATAAAAACCGTTGTGATAGACAAAATGTTACTTGCTTCCATTCCCAACACCAACAATTTTTTCCTATTTTCATTATAAATAGGGTTTGTCCTTATActcttataaatataataaaattaaaatacttattacCATGATTATTACTAAAAGCCATTGTAAGTAGTACTTAAATTTTAGGCAAAATATTGATTTGGATCCCTTAACTATATTCTTGGGTTCATACGGGTCCCTCAATTTTTTTCGTACCACTTTTGTTCCTTAACTTTCAAAATGTTTCATTTTAGCCCTTTTGTCTAATTAGCGATAGAAAAAACTTTGAAATCGGTCGCTAAATCTGCTTCTAATTAgtcaaaaaggactaaaatgagacgttttaaaagttaagggatcAATGCGACACTAAAATAAATTATGGGACCAATTTGAACCCAAGGGTAttattaagggaccaaaatgaatatCTTACCTAAATTTTATGTCACTCTCAAAACATAAATCTAACATCTCTCTCGTCCACATTCAGGGAACTCATCCTCATAAGCTTATTTAAACTAAAAGGTAATCAAGTTTGTACGCTTTATCATTCTTCTTCTCTTTATAAGTTTTCTTCCATGTTATTCATACGCTTTCTACcattttctcaaaacaaaaccctaacatctctctcGTCCACATGTAGTAAACTCATCCTCTTAAGCTTCTTCAAATTAAAAGGTAATCAAGTTCATATGCttcatatttcttcttcttcttcttcttaagaTTTCTTCCAAGTTGTCCATATTTGTCCATGTATGACACTAGTTCTTATAGAGAGTTTTTTAATTGGGCatgattttcttattttttggATTATCTGTACTTGGGCTATGTTTCCGTTCatgttaatatgttgttaatgtcATGCTAGTTTATGTTTCCAAATCAAGTTAGCATTCTGAAAGCTGtttataatatttcaaaattgAGTTTATCACATGCAAATTACTTGTTTCACTATCCCTTCACTGAATATGCattcatttaaattaatttataaaataataatttgaaaaattaaatcatatttgaaAATCAGCTTAGATCAATAAATGTTTTTAAATCTACATGCATCTCGTAATTCATCTATCGTTCTTTAACACATATAACTTGGTTCAATGTCCCAAACTCTTCAAAGCAACGATACATTCTCTTATAATTATATTGCAAAACATCAAATTTCTTGCTAATAAACTAGCAGAGAATGAATTGTAGCTTTGAAAATTCTGGAGCATTGAGCCAAATTCAATGTGTAAAGTTGCAAGAGATGAATTACGAGATGCATGTAATTTAAAAAATGGTGGTTCGCTTAAGTTGTTTTTCTAGAATAATTTAATGTTTTAGATTATTATCTTCTACATCAATTTTAATGGTTGTAAATGCTTAGTGAAGTGTAGTAAAAGACATCAATTTTAGTTTCAACAAGTGTAGGTGTGTTAAAGATGCTCTTGTtccatataaatttaataaacaagaaaatatttCGTTTTGTACGTTTTTTTGAGGTTAAAGATTACAAGATGTAAGTGTTATTACATGGTGCTGCCTTCAGTCATCTTCCCCTTAAAGTGAACCATGTAAagttttttaaaatgaataaatctTTTAAgttggaaaagaagaaaaatgtcgTGGTTCCACctgttttttttcttattctaTCAAGGACTCCTGTCATATATACTTGTTATGGTAGAGATTTGTTTGGTCCTCCATATTTTATGCTTTAGAGCCTTGGTATTAAATTTGGTTTCCAATCCAATGATGGATGGATTCAAGCTTTAGGCATCGGATTTTGGTTTAAGCCATCCTTACAAAATCGACTTGTAAGTTAAAAGGtatcactctatataaactatttCAAGGCTCTATTtctaaccaatgtgagacttAGAATTTTTCAAAATATACCCCTTCACGGCCAACATTATTTTTGGACTTGGTGAGTGGAATAAATAGTGGGTGGCCCATAGTCTGATCGAtgggctctgataccatattagagtttggccTAGCTCCTCCTTACAAAATAGGCTTATAAGTTGAGGGGTGCAACTCTATATAATCTAATTCAAGGCAATATATCTAACCAATGTGGGACATGGGTTTTTCCCTATACAACCCTTCACGCCTAATACTCTTTTGAATTTTGTGCGTGGATATAATTGATGGATGAACCATGATCTGATCAATAGACTtttataccatattagagtttggccTAACTCATTCCTATAAAACTGTCTTATAAGGTGAGGGGTGTCACTCTGTAAAAACTCTTTTAAagttctatctccaaccaatgtggaaCTTTGGACTTTTCCCAATACACTCTATCAAGCCCAATACTCTTGTTGGACTTGGTGCGTAGATATAAAAGATGGGAGGCCCATAGTATGATCGTTAGGCTTTGATGCAATAGTAGAGTCTACTTAGTCTATTCGCAACATGGACCACTTATTATTTTTGCATTtagttatcatcatcaaaataatATCAATCATTTAGGAATATCAGAGCTTTCTCGATTACTTAATTAGTAAAATAGGGTTCCATAATCTTTAAAACATTAGACTATTAGTTGATTTGTTGGAATATTGCATACATTTCCCAAAGCATCCACAACAAACTTGTTGGATTTGGTCAACGATGGCACCTTTACATATGGGATTGAAGATGTAATTTATGGGAACAAGACATGCATTTGACTCCAAATATGTGTCCAATACTCGGTTATATCAAGTCATATGGAACAAACATTGTTCCATGGTCCACATGATAACATTGGTATCCTCTTTCCTCAGCCCAACATGTTTTCCTACattggaataattttttttttcaatattcaaCTCAACATCATATATGTTTGTCACCTTTTGCTCTacatttgctttattcattttaccatttttgctTTTACCTCTCTCGGTATATTTTAAGTGTAGTTTATACATATTGGAGTGTCAATGCAGTTAGCAATGATAAATATGGTTTTGTGCCTCCAATATTCTAGAGAGTGTGAATCCTCACCTATATCAAAGCAAGAGTTTAATTAACATTGCTTGGTATGAAGTCTATTGTTCAAGGGAAAAGTTTGAGCACGCCCAAATTCAAATTGCTATAATTAGTTTCCCTaacttaatattataaaaattaactctgaaattttaaaatttatcttatttttaattcatttttgtctTTTCATTATTCATCCTtctttatctttttctttcttttgatgtttgactcaaatttaatatttttactttcaaattttatattttaattttttttgtcattttattcTCAATCCATCTttatctttttcttattttatgcttAACTCcaaatttaaaatgtttaaaattaattttttaattatgaaaTTTATCTTAATTTTGTTTCCCTTTTTGTCTTTCATTCATCTTCCATCTTTATCTCTTCCTAATTTTATGCTTGACTCAaaatttgtatatatttgtaacttcttcttcttttctattatatcatttttattccaaaaaaattaattttaatccaatattaaaattttaaaattcattttaattttaattattttgtcttTTTATTATTCATCCATTTGTATctcttttttttggtttaattacaACTTTGGCCCccttattttgtctttttcttgattttgacctTCCATTTTAAAAACCATTATTTTAGTCCCCTTTTGAATTTTCTGTTGAAAAAGAGACTAAAATATGGCTTAAAATTGCAGAAAAAACCAGAATAGAGGGATGAAAATTGCACAAAACACTTAATaaggggactaaaatagtgatttataaaatggagggatcaaaatcaagaaaaagataaaacatgggaactaaagttgcaattaaaccTTTTTTTATGTTCGACTCTAATTTTaaagtttttattcttaaattttaaaatttattctaatttttatttatatttttatgtcttttcattctttATCACTTTTTGATTTTATGTTTAACCctaaattaaaactattttaaaataattttaaaattataaatgttttcttaattttaataatttttttcttttcattcttcattcctttttatctcttcctTATTTTATGGTTgactcaaatttaaaatattaataattaattcataaattttaaaatttatcttttttgCCTTTTCATTATTTATCTttctttatctatttattttctttttatgtttggctccaaatttaatattttaactttaaaatatttaaatttattctaattttattttatttttcttttaattcttcatctttttatgttttttttattttatgttcaactcctaatttaaaatgtttaaaactaattctAAAATTGTGAAGTTTATCTTAATTTTGTCTTTTCATTAATCATCCATCtttatctcttttttttatttattttatgtttaactccaaatttaaaatgtttaaaaataattctaaaattctgagtttttcttaatttttttttgtcttttcattCTTTATCCATCTCTATCTCTTCCTTATTTTATGTTTGACTCCATAATGTTACTTAAATAAGATAAACATAAATTCATATTTTTCTTCTATCTTACTTAactttatgttttatgtttgtaTCTCTTCCttaatttatttttgatatttattatataatcaaTATATTGaaattacttaatttatttttttgaatttattatataatcaaTGTATTTGAACTACGCATGTATAgataaaatatattaacaaatttatataataaattttattttataataaagatgGAAGGGAATATTAGAAAATGATAtgagttaaataaaaataataaattttttattttattttagacataACTTGGATATGCTTGCTCAACAGCATGTACTAATTAATTGAGTTGGGAAAAATTTGAAtactatatttttttcaaaagaaaaaagaatatataCTAAcagtattaaatatttttacactatcaaccaatGATAGACATGTATTTAAGTAAAACacgtttttaattttaaattatatggcgtgacaagtaaaaaaaattaattgattgtaTGTATAATGTTGGTTTACACTGTTTATGCATTATCTTCAAACTCTTCTTTTAAGACTTAAAacaatatttttctttaaatgcTTTAATGATTTTAATAACTAGGATGATTAATcacttaaataatatttaaataggacattaaatcaaaataaaaataaaataataagtcgCTTAGTTGTTACGACATAAAGTTAACAGTCATCTCTGCTTATAAATTAAGGAGCCTTTTGATAGAAATCATAATCAAAACTCAATTGAAAAACCAAAGTTAGACTTATCGAAATTAAGATGTCAAGCCAGAAAACTGTCGGTGTAATGTTGGTCTTATGCATGGTGATGACGACAACATTACATGCAAGTGAAATGGATGATGTATCATGTTCAGAGGCAATTTTATCTCTATGGCCATGTCTACCTTTTCTGGAAGGTTCTCTTCCACCAACACCGTCTGCTGACTGTTGCACTGGAGCTACAAATTTGTTCAATAAGGCAAACACAACTCCTATTAAGAGAAAAGTCTGCCAGTGTCTCAAAGATGCTTCTGCTAAATTTGGAGTTAAACCAGACAGGGCTGCACAACTTCCACAACTTTGTCACATTCAATTGCCTTTTCCAATTAGTCCTTCTCCTGATTGTAGCAAGTATGTTTCTCTTCCTCTATTCCTATTAATTCATACAcactaaaatattttgtttttctataatattattactattactattctaatttatttattttaaaaatctccAGGATTGAATGATTCTACATTAGGATTAGATCGTGAATAAGACTTGAAGAACTACATGGAggagtttttattttgttaatcttTCTATAATGGAGAGTTAGATTATATCAATAAGCCGTCTGAAAAAGTTGATGTCTTTTAGTGAAATTTATAAATGGAAAATaaagtcatatttttattatctattttttatttttaaagggtTATTGCTTGATGGTTGGTAAGTAGAAAGTGCGTTACTTAGGGAAACAAATTATGACAACTTTtgtaagtaaaataaaataatatatttattcaaactaaagattaaataaaatactCAAACGCAGAGTTTAAGTCAACTTTTTGCATAAGTTCTACCGTAAGTAGTTCTTTCCTACCactttgttgacttttttgggcaacagttttattcaaaattataatccttcataaattttttttgatGAGGACATAATTATCAAGGATGATAAAGAATCAATTTAAAGACTAAGAGGATCAATGACAAAAGCATATGccaaaaaaagataagaaaatataatataaattgtgAATATTATCATAGAAAAAAGATCAATGTTAGAAGATTTGGAAGAGAAAATGATCATTTGTATAATTCCATCACACGAAGAAAaggttttttcttttactttctaaCCTAAATTGTGATTAAGTTTGCATCGGATGTTGGTGtcctttcttttcaattttttgttttatttcttcttttcttttttttttttgactttctATATTTAAAGAAAGACAAGAATTCTATGTGCAAGTCCATAtatgtgaaaaaaataataaaaaatgttgatttttagtaaaatatttctttttgagAATAGTGAGTTAAACTCATCTTTGGTTTTGGATTGAACCAACATTGTTCTTATCAAGAATTCACAATTTTAGTGACTATACTTCTATTAGGTTTATCTCCTTTTGCGATTAGAAGAGTGACATCTCCCATGTGCAAAATTTTCAtccattttttattttcgttGTCTCTTGTTATAAAATTTACCAATACATCTATTTGCCAATGAAACACCTTAGAGAAGTAGAAGCTTCTCCCTCACTTGTCTCAACCCCGTTTCTACTAGCAAGCGGTTAGAAAAACAAACGAGTTTCGACCATGTTTCACACACATATCACATGTTAGGGAAAAACATTATACAAAAACCTGATCGGACGGACCGtccagctctgataccactatgtaacactCTAAACCCCGAAactttatgttttatgtttgtaGTAGTTTTAAGGATTGATGTTGTTAttttgattgtgattgaatgttaTATTTCGTCAAgataataatagttttttttggtttaatattATATGTTGTTGTGATTGGGTGGGTATGTAATAGTTTTTGTGTTATTAAGAATTTTATATAATGTTGTTGTAGTTGTTACATTGTTATTGTGCTGTTGTACTGAGATTGTAATTGtgttgttgataatgttgttgttgtattattgtattatttttatatattgtttttctATATTGTTGAAAAGTGACTTATATTATGTTATTGTATTGTTCTAATATACTATTAACTCGCGTTAATATATATAGTTGGCAGGATACATGGTTTTCattagttgacagtgtaaaaataattgaCAGTGTCAGTGCACCATCtattttgtcatatatatatatatatatatatatatatatatatatatatatatatatatatatatatatatatatatatatataggaatttttaactaatatttatttaatttttttaattaatacccacaaagtttttttttaaaaaaggtgcTTCcgcagatgcatctacgaaagttgGGGgcttaaataaaattttgtttggTGTCTAAAAGATCTATGGGATGCATTGAGAAATTGTCAACCAAGTTTGGGGTGTTTTTCACGTAGTCGCTATTCCATATGGCGCGACcttcgtttttaaaaaaaaacaaatcaattaCCTACGGTAAAATATTTTAA
Encoded proteins:
- the LOC131656685 gene encoding non-specific lipid-transfer protein A-like translates to MSSQKTVGVMLVLCMVMTTTLHASEMDDVSCSEAILSLWPCLPFLEGSLPPTPSADCCTGATNLFNKANTTPIKRKVCQCLKDASAKFGVKPDRAAQLPQLCHIQLPFPISPSPDCSKIE